The Fortiea contorta PCC 7126 genome has a segment encoding these proteins:
- a CDS encoding tetratricopeptide repeat protein produces the protein MSAESLENARAIFQTAKIAFENGQYREAVENLETASALVARNSRLGGEIELWLVTAYEASGRTEEAIALCKQLQRHPYSETSTQARRLVYILQAPKLQRPAEWMTQIPDLGALSDNESKIRLTIKPRNSSEQKKPAEPEFIDLSQVNTKDNRFIWLALIVISFILSYLVWLSTNGAG, from the coding sequence GTGAGTGCAGAAAGTTTAGAAAATGCTAGGGCTATCTTCCAAACTGCGAAAATTGCCTTTGAAAACGGGCAATATCGAGAAGCCGTAGAAAATCTGGAAACAGCCAGCGCCCTTGTGGCTCGTAATTCTCGCCTAGGGGGTGAAATAGAACTGTGGCTAGTGACAGCTTATGAAGCCTCTGGACGCACAGAAGAAGCGATCGCCCTTTGCAAACAACTCCAACGTCATCCTTACTCGGAAACAAGCACCCAAGCGCGCCGGTTAGTCTACATTTTACAAGCGCCAAAACTGCAAAGACCCGCCGAGTGGATGACCCAAATTCCAGATTTAGGAGCATTATCTGATAATGAATCTAAAATTCGTCTCACCATCAAACCCCGTAACTCTTCTGAACAAAAAAAGCCCGCTGAACCAGAATTTATTGACCTCAGTCAAGTCAATACTAAAGATAATCGCTTTATTTGGCTGGCGCTAATTGTGATTAGTTTCATTCTTTCATATTTGGTCTGGCTAAGTACCAACGGCGCAGGATGA
- the argB gene encoding acetylglutamate kinase, translating into MVNDTEYIRQAEATRVQVLSEALPYIQQFAGRTVVVKYGGAAMKDHNLKHQVIRDVVFLSCVGLRPILVHGGGPEINSWLDKLGIEPQFKNGLRVTDAPTMDVVEMVLVGRVNKEIVELINQAGGLAVGLCGKDGNLITARPQGQEGIGFVGEVSSVNIKILNTLASNGYIPVVSSVAADETGQAYNINADTVAGEIAAALGAEKLILLTDTRGILKDYKDPSTLIPKVDIPEARELIANGIVSGGMIPKVNCCVRSLAQGVKAAHIIDGRIPHALLLEIFTDVGIGTMILGSQLKK; encoded by the coding sequence ATGGTCAACGATACTGAGTATATCAGGCAAGCAGAAGCCACTCGCGTGCAAGTATTAAGCGAAGCGCTACCCTATATTCAACAATTCGCTGGACGCACCGTAGTTGTCAAGTATGGTGGCGCAGCGATGAAAGATCACAATCTTAAACATCAAGTCATCCGCGATGTAGTATTTTTGTCTTGTGTGGGCTTGCGACCAATTCTGGTGCATGGTGGAGGCCCGGAAATCAACAGTTGGTTAGATAAATTAGGAATCGAACCGCAATTTAAAAATGGCTTACGGGTGACTGATGCTCCCACAATGGACGTGGTGGAAATGGTTTTAGTCGGTCGAGTCAATAAAGAAATTGTGGAACTGATTAACCAAGCTGGCGGTTTAGCAGTCGGACTTTGCGGTAAAGATGGTAACTTAATTACAGCTCGTCCTCAAGGTCAAGAAGGCATTGGTTTTGTGGGAGAAGTCAGCAGTGTGAATATTAAAATTTTGAACACACTGGCGAGTAATGGTTATATCCCTGTGGTTTCTAGCGTAGCTGCTGACGAAACGGGACAAGCTTATAATATCAACGCCGATACGGTAGCTGGAGAAATAGCCGCAGCTTTAGGAGCAGAAAAATTGATTTTATTGACTGATACTAGAGGAATTTTAAAAGATTACAAAGACCCCTCAACCTTGATTCCCAAAGTCGATATTCCCGAAGCCCGCGAGCTAATTGCTAATGGTATCGTTAGCGGTGGTATGATTCCCAAAGTTAATTGTTGTGTGCGATCGCTCGCTCAAGGTGTCAAAGCTGCACATATCATTGATGGTCGCATTCCCCACGCCCTCTTGTTAGAAATCTTCACAGATGTCGGGATTGGAACCATGATTCTCGGTTCTCAATTGAAAAAATGA
- a CDS encoding XisI protein: MDKLAKYQEYVKALLTNYASDDLSDNDVEVQLILDTERNHYQWMNVGWQGFNRIYRCVIHFDIKDGKIWLQQNLTDRNPAEELVMMGVPREDIILGLQAPFKRQFTDYGVA; encoded by the coding sequence ATGGATAAACTAGCAAAATATCAAGAGTATGTTAAAGCATTGTTGACTAACTATGCTAGTGATGATTTGTCGGATAACGATGTCGAAGTCCAACTGATTTTAGACACAGAACGCAATCATTATCAATGGATGAATGTAGGTTGGCAAGGATTTAATCGGATTTATCGATGCGTGATCCATTTCGATATTAAAGATGGCAAAATTTGGCTGCAACAAAATTTAACTGACCGCAACCCCGCAGAGGAATTAGTAATGATGGGAGTGCCACGAGAAGATATTATTCTAGGCTTACAGGCTCCTTTCAAGCGTCAGTTTACAGATTATGGCGTAGCTTAA
- a CDS encoding XisH family protein — protein sequence MSAKDVFHESVKKALQKEQWIITSDPLKFKFGEVNFQIDLGAEKIIAADKGNEKIAIEIKSFLNPSAITDFYTALGQFMSYRLALAGYEPERILYLAVPLDTYKIFFQLEFTKTAIKQYQVLLIVYDPVDEVIVQWIN from the coding sequence GTGTCGGCAAAAGATGTTTTTCACGAATCAGTTAAAAAAGCTTTGCAAAAAGAACAATGGATAATTACTAGCGATCCATTAAAATTTAAATTCGGGGAAGTCAACTTTCAAATTGATTTAGGAGCAGAAAAAATAATTGCTGCAGATAAAGGAAACGAAAAAATAGCAATTGAAATCAAAAGCTTTTTAAACCCTTCTGCAATTACAGATTTTTACACCGCTCTAGGACAATTTATGAGTTACCGTCTAGCATTAGCGGGATATGAACCGGAGCGAATATTATATTTAGCAGTTCCATTGGATACTTACAAAATATTTTTTCAACTGGAATTCACTAAAACAGCAATCAAACAATATCAGGTGTTATTAATTGTTTATGATCCAGTAGATGAGGTGATTGTACAATGGATAAACTAG
- a CDS encoding shikimate kinase, which yields MTSLLQGVNLYLIGMMGSGKTTVGRLLAPQLGYGFVDTDSIIVQAAGKSINQIFADSGEAAFRQLESDVLAQVCAYTKLTIATGGGIISRRENWSYLHHGLIVWLDAAVELLYTRLLEDNTRPLLQDADPKGKLRSLLEQRTPLYSQADLRITISEGETPEQIATRIIEAIPSVLKTPAAH from the coding sequence GTGACTAGCTTATTGCAAGGAGTTAATCTGTACCTAATTGGCATGATGGGTAGCGGTAAGACAACTGTAGGTCGCTTATTAGCCCCGCAATTGGGTTACGGATTTGTTGATACCGATAGCATCATTGTGCAAGCAGCAGGAAAATCTATCAATCAAATATTTGCTGATTCAGGAGAAGCAGCTTTTCGTCAGCTGGAAAGTGATGTTCTGGCGCAAGTTTGTGCTTATACAAAATTGACTATAGCCACTGGTGGTGGTATTATTTCCAGGCGAGAAAATTGGAGTTATTTACACCACGGTTTAATTGTGTGGTTAGATGCCGCAGTAGAATTACTTTACACTCGGTTACTAGAAGATAATACCAGACCGCTGCTGCAAGATGCCGACCCCAAAGGAAAATTGCGATCGCTCCTCGAACAACGCACACCGCTTTACTCCCAAGCTGATTTAAGAATTACCATCTCTGAAGGGGAAACACCAGAGCAAATTGCGACACGAATCATAGAAGCAATTCCTAGTGTGCTGAAAACACCTGCTGCTCATTAA